The genomic stretch GCGCGCAGCAGCGCGGCGCCTTCGGTGTACGCCGCCAGGGCCTGGCTCAGCGCCTCCTCGCGCCCCCGGACCCCGGACGGCGCGGACAGCCGCACCAGTCCGGCTTCCACTGTGGCCAGTCGCTCCGCCAGCCGGGCGCCTTCCGCGCGATAGCTCCTGCGCCGGTGCAGGCCGTCCTCGAGCCGCGACTCACCCGCCTCGGGGAAGGTCTCCAGCGCGGGCAGCGTCGCCAGCTCGGCCCGGGCCTGCGCCAGCGCCGCCACGTCTCCGAGCGCCGCTTCCAGTCGCGTCAGCCGCTCCAGTCCGGTCCCCGTCTCCAGCAGCTCCGCTTCGAGCGTCCGTTGCTCCTCCACCAGCGCGCCCAGCCGCTCCTTCTCCGCGAAGTAGCGCGCGGGCCGGTCTCCCTCCTGTCGCAGCCGGACCTGGACGTCCTCCAGGGCCTTCAGCGTCTCGTTCAGCGAAGGCTTCACGCCGTTGGGCTTGTAGATGCCCTCGGTGCTCTTTCGGAGCTGGTCCATGACCTCCGGCAACCGGCGCGCACCGCGCATGCTGGCGGCCACCAGTGCCTCGGAGGCACCTCGCTGCTCGGTGAGCCGCTCGAAGCCGGCCAGTTCATCCAGGCGGAAGGCGAACACGTCGAAGAACAGCTCGCGCGACACGTGGGCAAGCGCGCTCTCCAGCGACTCCTTCGAGAGCTCCTTCCCCTCCGCGTCGCGCACCGACAGCTCGCCCTCCGACGAGCGCCGGCTCGCGATGCGCCGCACCAGCAGCGGTCCCGCGTGGGTGGTCAGCGTCAGCTCGCCGCCGAACGCGCCGCCGTGGGCCGGCTCGTAGCGCTCCGGCTGGCCGCGCTTCTCGAAGCCGAACAACATGCTGCGCAGGAAGGCAAGCAGCGTGCTCTTCCCCGCCTCGTTGGGTCCGTACATCAGGTGCAGTCCCGGCCCCAGGTCGTGCGCGAGGCCAGAGAAGCGGCCGAAGCCGAGCACGCGCAGCGCGTCGATGCGCAGCCCCGGCTTCATGACGTCTCCTCCTCATGCAGCGACTCCACGCCGTGCAGCCCCGCTTGCACCACCCACTCCGCGCGGGGCGCCTCCAGCGCGTCCACGCCCAGTCGCTTCAGTCGCTGGCCCAGCGCGCCCAGGGTCTCCTCTTCCCACAACCGCGCCAATGCCTCCGGGTCCTCCGCGAGGAAGCCCACCTCATCCAGCAGCGTGCGCGCGAAGCCGCCCGCCGCGCACACCGCCTCCAGGTCCACCTCTGGCCGGCTGCTGTCCCGCAGCGACTCCAGCAGCACCGGTGGGTGGCTCCTCGCGAGCTGTTCGCGCAGGTCCACTTCCAGTTGTGCCAGCGCGCCAGGGCGGGCCAGCTCGCGGTGCAGCGGACCTCTTCCGGTGAGGGTGAGGCGCACCGCGTGGCCGTCCAACTCGGGCGCGCAGCGCGCCTCCACGCCTTCCATCGCCGTGGCCAGCAGTCCGTCCAGCGTGCTGACGCCGGTCAGCGGCACCTCCAGCTTGTGCCAGCGCACGCCGTCCACCGGGATGAAGCGCCGCCGCATGCCGCCGTCCTCCACCTCCACCAACATGCATCCGCGCGGGCCGGTTTCGTTCGCGTGCCGGCCCTGCGGGTTGCCGGGGTACACCGCCACGCCGCCGCCGGGGAGCATGTGCTCGGCGCGCGTGTGGACGTGGCCCAGCGCCCAGTAGTCCAGCCCGCGCGAGCCCAGCCCCGCGGTGGTGCAGGGCGCGTAGTTCGCGTGGCCCTCCGCGCCGCCCAGGTTGGCGTGCAGCAGTCCCACGCTGAAGCCATCCCCGGTGCGGCGGAAGCGCGCGGAGAGGTCGTCGCGCACCTCCACGTCCGGATAGGAGATGCCCTGCACGCGGCACAGTCGCCGGCCCTCGCGCTTCACCTCCACTTCTTCCCAGTCCGGGCCGAACACCTTCACCGACGGCGGCAGCCCCAGCGCGCCGGTGTCTCCGCTCAGCGGGTCATGGTTGCCGTGGACGATGAAGGTAGAGATGCCGGCCGCGTCCAGCCGGCCCAGCTCGCGTCGCAGCGCCAGCCGCGCGCGCACCGAGCGGTCCTTCACGTCGAAGAGGTCTCCGGCGAGGAGCAGGAAGGCCACCCGTTCTCGCAGGCAGACCTCCGTGATGCGCGCGAGCGCTCGGAACGTCGAATCCTGGAAGCGTCCCAGGAGCGGCCCCTGGGTCGCGACGCCTCGGAAAGGCGTGTCCAGGTGCAGGTCGGCGGCATGAACGAACTTGAAGGGCATGGCGCGCCGCACAACGTACCCGATGCGGGCGGGTGACCCGACATTCCGGCCCGGACGCTCGGTCGCTGGCCGACAGCGACCCCGCCCTTTGTGCCTGGGTGGCGTCGACTCGCCGCCAGAACGGGTGTGACGGGTAGGACAGAGCCGAGCCAGGGCCCAGAAGCGGAGCGGGGCCCGGGAGCATCCCGGACCCCGTGGGTTGCTTGCTCGCGGCGGGTCGCGAGCAGGCGGGCTACTGCTGACCTTCGGGGCTGTGCGTCCCGGTGTCCTGGGTGTTGTGGTCGTTCATCATCCCGGAGCCACCGGTGCCGGCGTCCTCGTTCATCATCCCAGAGCCGCCCGTGCCGGCGTCGTAGCCCTGCATCTCCTGGCCGGAGCCGCCGGTGCCGCCGGTGCCGCCGGTGCCGTCGCTGGGGCGCGGCTGCTTGCCCTGGCCGCTACCGCCGGTGCCCTCCATGCCCGGGGTGGTCGTCGTCCCTTGGTGGTCACGGTTTTGTTCCCTGCATCCTGTAACGGACATCGCCACCGCCACCGCACCGAGCACCATCCACCGATTGAAAGCCTGCATCGCGTTTCCTCCCTGAGTAGCGACTGGCCCAAGGCTGGAGGCGACCCTCGCGTGTTGCACCCCGCCCCGTCGACCGTTGCGCATGTCCGCCCATGCTCCGGCCGGGCGGCCAGGGGCCTGCTTCAATCAGGAGGTGTCGCGGCCTCAGTCCACCCGCCGGAGCACGAGCAGCCCGTACTCCAGACCGCCATCCATCAACGCCTGCTGCAGGCGCAGGTGCTCGCGGCTGGATTCGCCGCGGCCGGCCTGAGCGAGCGCACGCAGGGGATGCTGGGAGGGGTGTGCCGAAGCGCGCTCATGCACCATCAATTCCAGTGTCAGCGACCAGAATCCCACCACGCGTGAGGACACGTCGTCGCGCACCTCCAGCTCCAACCCCGCGGCGTGCGCGGCGGACAGGTACTCATCGAGCGAGCCGATGCGCGTGCGCCAATACCGGTCAAAGCCGGGGGCCAGCTCTGGACGGCAGAGGAAGCAGTCGGCGATGGCCAGCACGCCGCCTGGCTTCAGCAGCGTCCGCGTGCGGCGGAACCACTCGGAGCGCGGCAGGTAGCAGGCGCTCTCCACCGCCACCACCGCGTCGAAGGCCGCGCGGCCCGGCACGGAGAGGGCGTCACAGAGGATGGGGCGCACGTGCGCGCTCACGCCCGCGGCCTCCGCGAAGCCGCGCACCAGCGCGACATGTGAGGGGACGTTCGTCACCGCCGTCACCTGCGCCTGGTGCTCGGTGGCCCAGTACAGCGCGCCGCCGCCCAGGCCACAGCCGATGTCCAGCACCTCTCCGCCATCCGGGAAGCGGCCCACGGCGCGCGCCAGCTCCACCAGCAGCGCTTCCTGCGCGAAATGGACGGTGTCGCGCAGCACCTCCGAGGGCGCGCCGGGCGGCGGCACCACGTCCACCAGTCCGGAGTGATAGTGCACGCGCGGGCCGGGCCCGTAGCGTTGGAGCAGCCGCTCCGTCTTCGCCTCGTAGTACGCGCTCACCTCGTCGCGTCTCCACTCGGGTTGCACGGCTTCGGCTCTCATGACTCCCCCTCTGGCAGCATCGGTTCGATGCGGCGGAGCGCCGCGTCCAGGCAGCGCAGGTCATGGCGGCGCAGCGCCCGCGCGGCGGCGCGCGCCCAATCCACCACCGCGTGACGGTCCGCCTCGGGCATGCTGGTGAAGCGCACGTCCCGCGTGCGGATGTCCTCCGCCACGTGCGCGGCCACGCCCAGCACCCGGCCCGCCGCCGCCGCGCGCGGCTCCAGCACCGTGCCCGCCCACAACACGCGCAGGTACGCGGCCCACTGCTGGCCGGCGATGCCCTCCGCCACCTGGCGGAACAACGGCGCCGTCCATTCGCTGGCGCGCACCTCCAGCGCCTGCGGGCCGGCGGCCACCGCCAGGGTGCGGACCGCCTCTTCCAACACCGGGCCCGGCAGCTGCGCCTGCGCGCCGCACAGCGTGGCGAAGGCCAGGTTCTGGAGGATGAACTGCACGCACGGCCCCACGCGGATGGGCGGGTCGTGGTACGTGCACTCGCCGTCGATGAGGTCGTCGGCGAGGTTGCCCGCGCTGAAGCTGAGGAAGAGTCCGGCGCCGCGCGCCAGCAGGGCCTCGCGAGGCAGGCCGGCCTCCGCGCCCGCCTCATAGAAGAGGGACAGGGGACCCGGCTGCGCCGCCTCCAATGCCGCGAGCACGTCCCGCTCCGACACCTCTGGCAAGCCCAGCCGGCGAAGCGCGCGCAGCGACTCCTGGTACAGGGCTCCGCCGCTCATCGGTACTCCCTGGGAAGGACCATGCGGAGCACGGCGCCGCCCCCGGCCGCGTTCTGCCGGTGCAGCATGCCGCCGCTGGCGCGCAGCAGGCACTCGCTGGTGTAGAGGCCCAGGCCCGTCGCGTGGGGCTTGCTGGTGTACAGCGCCTCGGCGGGGCGGCCGAGCTGGCCGGGCGGGAAGCCGGGGCCGTCATCCGAGATGGTGACCTCCAGGCGCCCGCTGAGTGGCTCCACGCGCGCGTGGATGTGGACCCGCGCCGCGCCTTCCTCGCCGTTGCCCTCGCAGGCGTTGAGCACCAGGTTCTCCACCACGCGGCGCAGCGTGGGCGCGCCG from Myxococcus xanthus encodes the following:
- a CDS encoding methyltransferase domain-containing protein; protein product: MRAEAVQPEWRRDEVSAYYEAKTERLLQRYGPGPRVHYHSGLVDVVPPPGAPSEVLRDTVHFAQEALLVELARAVGRFPDGGEVLDIGCGLGGGALYWATEHQAQVTAVTNVPSHVALVRGFAEAAGVSAHVRPILCDALSVPGRAAFDAVVAVESACYLPRSEWFRRTRTLLKPGGVLAIADCFLCRPELAPGFDRYWRTRIGSLDEYLSAAHAAGLELEVRDDVSSRVVGFWSLTLELMVHERASAHPSQHPLRALAQAGRGESSREHLRLQQALMDGGLEYGLLVLRRVD
- a CDS encoding metallophosphoesterase family protein, with amino-acid sequence MPFKFVHAADLHLDTPFRGVATQGPLLGRFQDSTFRALARITEVCLRERVAFLLLAGDLFDVKDRSVRARLALRRELGRLDAAGISTFIVHGNHDPLSGDTGALGLPPSVKVFGPDWEEVEVKREGRRLCRVQGISYPDVEVRDDLSARFRRTGDGFSVGLLHANLGGAEGHANYAPCTTAGLGSRGLDYWALGHVHTRAEHMLPGGGVAVYPGNPQGRHANETGPRGCMLVEVEDGGMRRRFIPVDGVRWHKLEVPLTGVSTLDGLLATAMEGVEARCAPELDGHAVRLTLTGRGPLHRELARPGALAQLEVDLREQLARSHPPVLLESLRDSSRPEVDLEAVCAAGGFARTLLDEVGFLAEDPEALARLWEEETLGALGQRLKRLGVDALEAPRAEWVVQAGLHGVESLHEEETS